In Etheostoma cragini isolate CJK2018 chromosome 9, CSU_Ecrag_1.0, whole genome shotgun sequence, the following are encoded in one genomic region:
- the LOC117950036 gene encoding zinc finger BED domain-containing protein 6-like isoform X1 codes for MSAVWNFYKVCEKNITIAICNVCKNMIPRGGNKLKSFNTTNLIRHLKTHHPAKHSEFLKISAASGRKMKAGPASKTAPKHQVTHGRSQHKRTTEIGCQTEPDSTNNAAGDVNNRRSKSTVPRTRSTPVKRTRSEVSTDDSSHQPDVTSSTMNCTSFQPLADLQESSSPSSSTAGPTTSTSDVATKNKWEQKILRCGRCRQPQPPKDPEGLLLWVQCECCHKLFHTICVSSEMDLDEDEFWCFWCLDV; via the exons atgtcGGCGGTGTGGAATTTTTACAAAGTGTGTGAGAAAAATATAACGATTGCCATCTGCAATGTATGCAAGAACATGATACCTCGTGGGGGAAACAAGTTAAAAAGTTTCAACACAACAAATTTaataagacatttgaagacgcATCACCCAGCGAAGCATAGCGAGTTTCTTAAGATATCCGCGGCGAGTGGAAGGAAAATGAAGGCAGGACCAGCATCCAAAACAGCACCTAAACACCAGGTAACTC atgggCGGTCTCAGCATAAACGGACCACAGAGATCGGGTGCCAGACAGAACCAGACAGCACAAACAATGCTGCTGGAGACGTTAACAACAGGAGAAGCAAAAGTACAGTTCCGAGGACGAGATCCACACCAGTCAAAAGGACAAGGTCCGAGGTGTCAACTGATGACTCCAGTCACCAGCCAGATGTAACCAGCAGCACCATGAACTGTACAAG CTTTCAGCCTTTGGCAGACCTTCAGGAATCTAGCTCCCCAAGCTCCTCCACTGCTGGACCCACAACATCCACTA GCGACGTagctacaaaaaataaatgggaaCAGAAGATTTTACGATGTGGACGGTGCCGACAGCCTCAACCTCCAAAGGATCCAGAAGGATTGCTGTTGTGGGTTCAATGTGAATGCTGCCACAAATTGTTTCACACAATTTGTGTAAGCTCAGAGATGGACTTGGATGAAGAtgaattttggtgtttttggtgccttgatgtttga
- the LOC117950036 gene encoding zinc finger BED domain-containing protein 6-like isoform X2 — protein sequence MSAVWNFYKVCEKNITIAICNVCKNMIPRGGNKLKSFNTTNLIRHLKTHHPAKHSEFLKISAASGRKMKAGPASKTAPKHQHKRTTEIGCQTEPDSTNNAAGDVNNRRSKSTVPRTRSTPVKRTRSEVSTDDSSHQPDVTSSTMNCTSFQPLADLQESSSPSSSTAGPTTSTSDVATKNKWEQKILRCGRCRQPQPPKDPEGLLLWVQCECCHKLFHTICVSSEMDLDEDEFWCFWCLDV from the exons atgtcGGCGGTGTGGAATTTTTACAAAGTGTGTGAGAAAAATATAACGATTGCCATCTGCAATGTATGCAAGAACATGATACCTCGTGGGGGAAACAAGTTAAAAAGTTTCAACACAACAAATTTaataagacatttgaagacgcATCACCCAGCGAAGCATAGCGAGTTTCTTAAGATATCCGCGGCGAGTGGAAGGAAAATGAAGGCAGGACCAGCATCCAAAACAGCACCTAAACACCAG CATAAACGGACCACAGAGATCGGGTGCCAGACAGAACCAGACAGCACAAACAATGCTGCTGGAGACGTTAACAACAGGAGAAGCAAAAGTACAGTTCCGAGGACGAGATCCACACCAGTCAAAAGGACAAGGTCCGAGGTGTCAACTGATGACTCCAGTCACCAGCCAGATGTAACCAGCAGCACCATGAACTGTACAAG CTTTCAGCCTTTGGCAGACCTTCAGGAATCTAGCTCCCCAAGCTCCTCCACTGCTGGACCCACAACATCCACTA GCGACGTagctacaaaaaataaatgggaaCAGAAGATTTTACGATGTGGACGGTGCCGACAGCCTCAACCTCCAAAGGATCCAGAAGGATTGCTGTTGTGGGTTCAATGTGAATGCTGCCACAAATTGTTTCACACAATTTGTGTAAGCTCAGAGATGGACTTGGATGAAGAtgaattttggtgtttttggtgccttgatgtttga